TAAATCCGCCTGTTTTGGATCTATTTTTCGTTCTTGTTCACTGCGCAGTAACAATCGGTCTCTAAGTTGAATTCTTTCGGTGACTTCCTCCGGCAATTCTTCTTCAACAGGAGTCTTACCCAGATATTGAATATCATTTTCAGATTGTCGCTCTCTTAACCAGCTCACCAATTCCTGTGTAGAGTGACAATCATCAATATTATAATCCCGAATATCATTAAGCAGGCTTGACGATTGCCAGTCGTCACCATCGGGAGCAACACGCCAAGCATCATAAACCACGACTGACTCACTCCCACCCGATACCTCGGTATCACGTTGTTGACGGTACAAATGCTCTATATTTTTAATCGAGTATTTAGGCTCACCAATATAAAGGGAATTTCTCACGATAGAATAACAGTCAACAAACACTTCATTTCTCAATAACTGATCGACTTCCTGTTCGCACACACCATAGCGCCCCATTAGTTTACGGCATGCGGTAATCTCATAGTGACCATAATGATAAATATGCATATCAGGATCACTTTCCCAGCGAGCATAAGCCCATTGGATAAAGTGAATAAAAGCGGTTTTCTCCTGAGCCTGGTCATGTGCCCAAAAGTCTTTAAATTGTCTGCTTTTAGGAGTATGAGCATCAAAGTAGCTACTCCCCCATAAATACTCTAAACCACCCTCAACCAATGGAAAACCTTCTATATCAAAGAAAATATCATTGTCAGAGTGAGGGGGTAAAATTGAAAAGCCAATATATTCATGAGGAGAATTAGGAATCAAATCAAAAAGTGGCACAGCTAAACCACGACTTTTTATTTGCATGCTGGCCTGCTTCTTTAAACGTGAAAATGTTTCATCCTGAATACGAGGAATGGTGGATAAAGTACATTGCATTAAGTCATTGCAAGTTTTTATCCCCTTTTGTTCCAACTTTTTTATTTGAGCTCGTGTGATATTAGCAACCAACGACAAGTGATCTCGTTCTTCTAATAAATGATGAGCATAATCAGACCATTGACCATATTCACGAGAATTAGCGGGATCTTCCATCTGATTCAAATCAAAATCTTGATGGAATTTTAAGAATTGATATTGAATATTTTGATAATAATAGTAATAGTCGTCTGTTTTTAAACGAGCCGTTTTACCATTACCTAAAATAACAACAATATTTTTCGGTCTGATCCCCTGAATCTGCTCTAATAATTGAGCATAACAGCACAGTTGAACGATAAAATAAGGCTTTACATGAGTCGCTAACTTGGCATCCCAGACTTCATAAGAATAATCACCTAATTGGCTGGGAATTGAGACCTTTTTTAAATAATCAGCATGACCTTTAAAGAGATACGCTTTAGCATTAAGAAGGTTATTATGTTTAGATTCTAATGTTGCCTGAAAAATAACATCATAGCCCTGCTGCATAGCATCTAATGTTGCTGATACCGGGTCAGACTCATCCTGTTCCCTGATATCAATAACACTCAGATTTTTATCTTTTTTTAGCTTATTGAGATACTGAGTTTCATGTTCATAGCCTTTATTTGCCAATAAAGCCATGAAGGGATCAGACTCATCAGGCGTAATAGAAAAATTTGAATCTTCAATATTTGCTCGATCCATCCAGGAAGCAAAAGGGCTGTTTAGGAAAACAGTTAAGTCTGATGGTGAGAAGATCATTGCATTATTTGTTATATACATATTTACTCATATTGATCGATCATTAATTTCAATTTAATTACGCAACACGATCTTTTAAAAGTGAATTAGCACTAAACAAAGATTGAAATTGCTCAGGCAGTAAAAGTTCATCATTCTTCAAATCAAATGGCACAACCCACAGACTCAGGTTTTCTTCAAATGAAAACTCTGCTAATGGCTCCTTAAATTTTTTATGCATTGGATAAATCAGGAACAAATTCCCTTGTCCTGATAGATATTTTTGACCATAAGCATAAAGTTGATAAAAGTCACTTTGACTCAATTCATATTTACTTCTTGAGTCACTGAGTGAATCATTTAATAACTTCCATTTTGTATCTAAAATAGATTCAATATGGCCTGAATTATAAATTGCAAAGTCGGGTCTTAACTGAAACCAATTATTGCCTTTATGTTGTGTCAAATAATGGCTTGAAACTTGTTCGGCTATTGTATAGGGACGAGTTAATTTTTCTGCTAATATTTTTCCTACATAAGCTTCAAAGAGCTTTTCCATTGGGAATAACAAGGATAGTCCTTGCCATTTATTATTCATAAACCATGGGGTTTGCGTCATTAAAATCAGTTCGACCCACGGTTTAAGTGGCTTATAATAAATCATATCTCGTTGCTGACTCCAGCGAGATAAATCCACCCTGTGCTGGCAACTGGGTTCAATGTCAATAAATGAAAATTGCAGTTCTCTGGCTAATTTTTGATTATTGGGATTTTGGCTCCATTTTAAGACTTGCTCTAAAGCCGAACGAATTAATCTGTTTTCTGGTCTGTCAGGAGAAAACCGGTCATATTCAATGCAAAACCGATGTTGTTTTGAAACAGGTTGGCGAATTTGCTGAGCAACTCGCAAGCGACCTTTCATAAAATTTTGTTGTTCCTGAACTCGAATATAATCTGAACGAATACCTTTATGTACCAGATTTGCAACCAGTTTTAAAAACCGCCCAATTAAGACTTCAATAAGTGGACTGTTTTGTATATCTAACGAAGCATCTGTCGTCTCTATTGCAGGAAGTTCATGAACCTTCTGCAGCATTTTAAATAATAGCTTTATAGAATCATTTCTATCCTCTTTGCCCTCTGATATTTTAGGTAATATCTCGATGCATGTGCCATCAGGCGTCTGCAACAGGCCAACATAATTTCTGACTTGCAAGGATTCTTTGCCATCACGTGAAATGAGTCTTAGAAATTCAGCATTATTATCTTCCTGGCGTTCAAGGGCAATTTTTTTTAGCCATTGATAACAAACTACAGGCAGTTTGCCCCCATGCTCAACAGAAGAAAATATCTCATATTCTTTTAAAACAATACAAGTCGCCACTTAGCTATCCCTCATAAATTGCAATATAAGCATCAGGCTTAGATAAAGCTTCATCATTGCGTGAATACAAGCTGTTTAT
This sulfur-oxidizing endosymbiont of Gigantopelta aegis DNA region includes the following protein-coding sequences:
- a CDS encoding TM0106 family RecB-like putative nuclease is translated as MYITNNAMIFSPSDLTVFLNSPFASWMDRANIEDSNFSITPDESDPFMALLANKGYEHETQYLNKLKKDKNLSVIDIREQDESDPVSATLDAMQQGYDVIFQATLESKHNNLLNAKAYLFKGHADYLKKVSIPSQLGDYSYEVWDAKLATHVKPYFIVQLCCYAQLLEQIQGIRPKNIVVILGNGKTARLKTDDYYYYYQNIQYQFLKFHQDFDLNQMEDPANSREYGQWSDYAHHLLEERDHLSLVANITRAQIKKLEQKGIKTCNDLMQCTLSTIPRIQDETFSRLKKQASMQIKSRGLAVPLFDLIPNSPHEYIGFSILPPHSDNDIFFDIEGFPLVEGGLEYLWGSSYFDAHTPKSRQFKDFWAHDQAQEKTAFIHFIQWAYARWESDPDMHIYHYGHYEITACRKLMGRYGVCEQEVDQLLRNEVFVDCYSIVRNSLYIGEPKYSIKNIEHLYRQQRDTEVSGGSESVVVYDAWRVAPDGDDWQSSSLLNDIRDYNIDDCHSTQELVSWLRERQSENDIQYLGKTPVEEELPEEVTERIQLRDRLLLRSEQERKIDPKQADLSENLAWVLEFHRREDKPYFWRLFDRLGMDHDELLDDQECLACCVRTDKPAYKDSERSRNICYQYQFDIDQEFKGIEANYWHLLGADNVKVNMLLDECDFKKGLIVLKTSFEPDKKITLIPDTYVRQKPISESIDQVVTTYEQTDNSQPATGAIYDFLKRRAPNIIGLGHTVSEQGSIIQDPHNQLNET
- a CDS encoding McrC family protein, translating into MATCIVLKEYEIFSSVEHGGKLPVVCYQWLKKIALERQEDNNAEFLRLISRDGKESLQVRNYVGLLQTPDGTCIEILPKISEGKEDRNDSIKLLFKMLQKVHELPAIETTDASLDIQNSPLIEVLIGRFLKLVANLVHKGIRSDYIRVQEQQNFMKGRLRVAQQIRQPVSKQHRFCIEYDRFSPDRPENRLIRSALEQVLKWSQNPNNQKLARELQFSFIDIEPSCQHRVDLSRWSQQRDMIYYKPLKPWVELILMTQTPWFMNNKWQGLSLLFPMEKLFEAYVGKILAEKLTRPYTIAEQVSSHYLTQHKGNNWFQLRPDFAIYNSGHIESILDTKWKLLNDSLSDSRSKYELSQSDFYQLYAYGQKYLSGQGNLFLIYPMHKKFKEPLAEFSFEENLSLWVVPFDLKNDELLLPEQFQSLFSANSLLKDRVA